From a region of the Pieris rapae chromosome 22, ilPieRapa1.1, whole genome shotgun sequence genome:
- the LOC110992886 gene encoding sorting nexin-25 isoform X2, protein MSQGRFYVVFLLCILLFWCFPLIWNFTYFILFSTTLIVTIFTFTFFGHISLSSPHQTSLFLFNSLEKKSRVLESALKDEKNAWSFNNKKPHLPIIFGRTVDSQLQQLLDYFLRDFVTQWIKELTHKPEPIIEKFKEHLWGAIQNIYDRLLRIDAEKLLANDMVTKVTQHFERIRISTSCAIELNQPPVFALMPHLMSLDTELHYLRQISEMLIIYLMPRCYSLTPGSHLLREVLACKILQPAIDIVTDPDYINQKIIQYLEAQKEVDAMHVRTHEYAKTFEDYIRLINSCNNVDTLKRLRYDIVTQIMQATTLQNIKRAKGVDIEVIEKSGNLNNVSRQQVADARKLKRYIDQLCIAKADCEAALRRHGWDGALPVLESDVNTMPLHKIMESVAGRRYLSMFLETLCSQGLVGFWSAVEELRHSHRQNWHQLGAEIFYTYIRSPTAEIKVDKETRKRMESFLLGDTGPEVFYEVQDSVVDTIQDKYYHSFLLSDHYSALLAELATEEDKDSGAVATGAEERDGGEGLSPGAAGTEGGAGAHLAEHSTYARRKLDRLHERHSNKTQALAALRASLKPESPALTMLANEVEKLAGEQMRLEAHLARTDTWAEHLGSWRATVHSAELLDESKPPQFVVVVHMAQSEAEEEKPQHICSGWVLLKTLAEFQELHRKLRPMCSELKNLELPSNSFKFIFGKNDKNSLEKAKLLIQKYLEFILEDDRLNQSEAVYSFLNPSSEHLKRVDLPKKNKFSFSTLFKSSAEAPSRSSCEREAFPASADEEDISSYLDGNGETSRHQTNGSARGERSLHRCSSRRLMIACDRLSADSGAGGRGAGRRGRAPVCPAERSVRRERSLQVAPEDPRLLRADHLRADHQQANQGDDLVVVFGANAALLHQRGAQVLVAGRRALGDQHQQECHGQRAQPHRGPAAAERERRERALLSRGRPRGGQGSPSPLLGVAGCHAQQAALLRALRAGASRGVPRAEALPHYLLGRSQSVPTINEERQ, encoded by the exons ATGTCTCAGGGAAGATTTTATGTTGTGTTTCTCTTATGCATCTTACTGTTTTGGTGCTTTCCTTTAATATGgaatttcacatattttattttatttagtaccaCACTTATTGTGACTATTTTTACGTTTACTTTTTTTGGACATATTTCACTGTCGTCACCTCACCAAACAtcgctatttttatttaatagtttagaaaaaaaatctcgtGTATTAGAAAGTGCATTAAAA gaTGAAAAAAATGCTTGgagttttaacaataaaaagccACATTTACCAATTATATTTGGACGTACAGTGGATAGTCAGCTGCAACAGTTACTTGACTATTTTTTAAGAGATTTTGTTACTCAATGGATAAAGGAGCTGACTCATAAGCCGGAACCAATAATTGAAAAGTTTAAGGAGCATCTTTGGGGtgctattcaaaatatatatgacaGATTGTTAAGAATAGATGCTGAGAAATTGTTAGCCAATGACATGGTCACAAAAGTAACACAACACTTTGAGAGAATAAGGATTTCTACAAGTTGTGC aataGAACTTAATCAACCTCCAGTGTTTGCTTTAATGCCACATTTGATGTCTTTGGATACAGAATTACACTATTTACGACAGATCAGTGAAATgttgattatatatttgatgCCACGCTGTTACTCTTTGACACCAGGTTCACATCTACTCCGAGAAGTACTGGCTTGTAAAA ttCTGCAACCAGCTATCGACATTGTCACTGACCCAGATTATATAAACCAAAAGATAATACAATATCTGGAGGCTCAAAAAGAAGTGGATGCAATGCATGTGAGGACCCACGAATATGCTAAGACATTTGAGGATTATATTCGCCTAATAAATAGCTGTAATAATGTAGACACACTCAAGCGCTTAcg ATATGACATAGTGACTCAAATTATGCAAGCGACCACATTGCAAAATATCAAGCGGGCAAAAGGCGTAGATATCGAGGTGATCGAGAAGAGTGGCAACTTGAACAATGTCAGTCGACAGCAAGTGGCAGATGCAAGGAAGCTAAAGAGATACATAGATCAGTTATGTATCGCAAAGGCCGACTGCGAAGCCGCTCTGAGAAGGCACGGGTGGGATGGAGCCTTGCCTGTACTCGAGTCTGACGTCAAC ACAATGCCGTTGCATAAGATCATGGAGAGCGTCGCCGGAAGAAGGTATCTGTCGATGTTCTTAGAGACTCTGTGTTCCCAAGGTCTGGTGGGCTTTTGGTCTGCCGTCGAAGAGCTGCGGCACAGCCACAGGCAGAACTGGCACCAGCTGGGCGCCGAGATCTTCTACACCTACATCAGGTCGCCCACGGCCGAGATCAAAGTCGATAAG GAGACCAGAAAGAGGATGGAATCCTTCCTCCTCGGGGACACGGGACCGGAAGTGTTCTACGAGGTGCAGGACTCGGTGGTGGACACGATTCAAGACAAGTACTACCACTCGTTCCTGCTCAGCGACCACTATAGCGCTCTCCTCGCCGAGCTGGCCACGGAGGAGGACAAGG ACTCGGGCGCGGTGGCCACCGGAGCCGAAGAGCGCGACGGAGGCGAAGGGCTCTCGCCGGGGGCCGCAGGGACAGAGGGAGGCGCGGGGGCCCATCTCGCGGAGCACTCCACTTACGCCAGGAGGAAACTAGACCGGCTGCACGAGAGGCACAGCAACAAGACGCAAGCGCTGGCCGCGTTGCGCGCCTCGCTGAAGCCCGAGTCACCAGCCCTGACGATGCTGGCCAACGAAGTGGAGAAGCTGGCCGGAGAGCAGATGCGCCTCGAGGCCCACTTGGCTCGGACCGACACCTGGGCGGAGCATCTGGGCAGCTGGAGGGCCACGGTGCACAGCGCTGAG TTGCTGGACGAGTCCAAGCCCCCGCAGTTCGTGGTGGTGGTGCACATGGCGCAGAGCGAGGCCGAGGAGGAGAAGCCGCAGCACATCTGCTCGGGGTGGGTGCTGCTGAAGACGCTCGCCGAGTTCCAG GAACTGCATCGCAAGCTGAGGCCCATGTGTTCGGAGCTTAAGAACCTCGAGTTGCCTTCGAattcctttaaatttatttttgggaAAAACGACAAAAACTCGCTGGAGAAAGCCAAACttttgatacaaaaatatttagag TTCATCCTGGAAGACGATAGATTGAATCAGTCCGAAGCCGTGTACAGCTTCCTCAACCCGAGCTCTGAGCACCTGAAGCGGGTCGACCTTCCCAAGAAAAACAAGTTCTCCTTCTCGACATTATTCAAAAG CAGCGCCGAGGCGCCCAGTCGCTCCTCCTGCGAGAGGGAAGCGTTCCCGGCGTCGGCCGACGAGGAGGACATCTCCTCGTACTTGGACGGGAACGGGGAGACTTCCCGGCACCAGACGAACGGATCCGCGAGAGGTGAGCGAAGTCTCCATAGATGCTCCTCGCGGCGTTTGATGATCGCTTGTGACCGACTCTCTGCGGACAGCGGGGCCGGGGGGCGAGGAGCGGGACGGCGTGGCCGAGCCCCTGTATGCCCTGCTGAGCGAAGTGTTCGACGCGAGAGGAGTCTTCAAGTGGCTCCGGAAGACCCTCGTCTCCTTCGTGCAGATCACCTACGGGCGGACCATCAACAG GCAAATCAAGGAGACGATCTCGTGGTTGTTTTCGGAGCAAATGCTGCACTACTACATCAGCGCGGCGCTCAAGTCCTGGTGGCCGGGAGGCGAGCTCTCGGAGACCAGCACCAACAGGAATGTCATGGACAAAG AGCACAGCCGCACCGTGGCCCTGCAGCTGCTGAGCGAGAGCGTCGTGAGCGGGCTCTCCTCTCTCGTGGGCGCCCACGCGGCGGCCAGGGGAGCCCATCGCCTCTTCTTGGTGTTGCAGGATGCCACGCACAACAGGCAGCTCTTTTAC GAGCTCTTCGAGCTGGGGCTTCTCGAGGTGTTCCCCGAGCTGAAGCGTTACCACACTACCTCCTCGGTCGAAGCCAAAGCGTTCCGACAATAAACGAAGAACGACAATGA
- the LOC110992886 gene encoding sorting nexin-25 isoform X1, which translates to MSQGRFYVVFLLCILLFWCFPLIWNFTYFILFSTTLIVTIFTFTFFGHISLSSPHQTSLFLFNSLEKKSRVLESALKDEKNAWSFNNKKPHLPIIFGRTVDSQLQQLLDYFLRDFVTQWIKELTHKPEPIIEKFKEHLWGAIQNIYDRLLRIDAEKLLANDMVTKVTQHFERIRISTSCAIELNQPPVFALMPHLMSLDTELHYLRQISEMLIIYLMPRCYSLTPGSHLLREVLACKILQPAIDIVTDPDYINQKIIQYLEAQKEVDAMHVRTHEYAKTFEDYIRLINSCNNVDTLKRLRYDIVTQIMQATTLQNIKRAKGVDIEVIEKSGNLNNVSRQQVADARKLKRYIDQLCIAKADCEAALRRHGWDGALPVLESDVNTMPLHKIMESVAGRRYLSMFLETLCSQGLVGFWSAVEELRHSHRQNWHQLGAEIFYTYIRSPTAEIKVDKETRKRMESFLLGDTGPEVFYEVQDSVVDTIQDKYYHSFLLSDHYSALLAELATEEDKDSGAVATGAEERDGGEGLSPGAAGTEGGAGAHLAEHSTYARRKLDRLHERHSNKTQALAALRASLKPESPALTMLANEVEKLAGEQMRLEAHLARTDTWAEHLGSWRATVHSAELLDESKPPQFVVVVHMAQSEAEEEKPQHICSGWVLLKTLAEFQELHRKLRPMCSELKNLELPSNSFKFIFGKNDKNSLEKAKLLIQKYLEFILEDDRLNQSEAVYSFLNPSSEHLKRVDLPKKNKFSFSTLFKSSSAEAPSRSSCEREAFPASADEEDISSYLDGNGETSRHQTNGSARGERSLHRCSSRRLMIACDRLSADSGAGGRGAGRRGRAPVCPAERSVRRERSLQVAPEDPRLLRADHLRADHQQANQGDDLVVVFGANAALLHQRGAQVLVAGRRALGDQHQQECHGQRAQPHRGPAAAERERRERALLSRGRPRGGQGSPSPLLGVAGCHAQQAALLRALRAGASRGVPRAEALPHYLLGRSQSVPTINEERQ; encoded by the exons ATGTCTCAGGGAAGATTTTATGTTGTGTTTCTCTTATGCATCTTACTGTTTTGGTGCTTTCCTTTAATATGgaatttcacatattttattttatttagtaccaCACTTATTGTGACTATTTTTACGTTTACTTTTTTTGGACATATTTCACTGTCGTCACCTCACCAAACAtcgctatttttatttaatagtttagaaaaaaaatctcgtGTATTAGAAAGTGCATTAAAA gaTGAAAAAAATGCTTGgagttttaacaataaaaagccACATTTACCAATTATATTTGGACGTACAGTGGATAGTCAGCTGCAACAGTTACTTGACTATTTTTTAAGAGATTTTGTTACTCAATGGATAAAGGAGCTGACTCATAAGCCGGAACCAATAATTGAAAAGTTTAAGGAGCATCTTTGGGGtgctattcaaaatatatatgacaGATTGTTAAGAATAGATGCTGAGAAATTGTTAGCCAATGACATGGTCACAAAAGTAACACAACACTTTGAGAGAATAAGGATTTCTACAAGTTGTGC aataGAACTTAATCAACCTCCAGTGTTTGCTTTAATGCCACATTTGATGTCTTTGGATACAGAATTACACTATTTACGACAGATCAGTGAAATgttgattatatatttgatgCCACGCTGTTACTCTTTGACACCAGGTTCACATCTACTCCGAGAAGTACTGGCTTGTAAAA ttCTGCAACCAGCTATCGACATTGTCACTGACCCAGATTATATAAACCAAAAGATAATACAATATCTGGAGGCTCAAAAAGAAGTGGATGCAATGCATGTGAGGACCCACGAATATGCTAAGACATTTGAGGATTATATTCGCCTAATAAATAGCTGTAATAATGTAGACACACTCAAGCGCTTAcg ATATGACATAGTGACTCAAATTATGCAAGCGACCACATTGCAAAATATCAAGCGGGCAAAAGGCGTAGATATCGAGGTGATCGAGAAGAGTGGCAACTTGAACAATGTCAGTCGACAGCAAGTGGCAGATGCAAGGAAGCTAAAGAGATACATAGATCAGTTATGTATCGCAAAGGCCGACTGCGAAGCCGCTCTGAGAAGGCACGGGTGGGATGGAGCCTTGCCTGTACTCGAGTCTGACGTCAAC ACAATGCCGTTGCATAAGATCATGGAGAGCGTCGCCGGAAGAAGGTATCTGTCGATGTTCTTAGAGACTCTGTGTTCCCAAGGTCTGGTGGGCTTTTGGTCTGCCGTCGAAGAGCTGCGGCACAGCCACAGGCAGAACTGGCACCAGCTGGGCGCCGAGATCTTCTACACCTACATCAGGTCGCCCACGGCCGAGATCAAAGTCGATAAG GAGACCAGAAAGAGGATGGAATCCTTCCTCCTCGGGGACACGGGACCGGAAGTGTTCTACGAGGTGCAGGACTCGGTGGTGGACACGATTCAAGACAAGTACTACCACTCGTTCCTGCTCAGCGACCACTATAGCGCTCTCCTCGCCGAGCTGGCCACGGAGGAGGACAAGG ACTCGGGCGCGGTGGCCACCGGAGCCGAAGAGCGCGACGGAGGCGAAGGGCTCTCGCCGGGGGCCGCAGGGACAGAGGGAGGCGCGGGGGCCCATCTCGCGGAGCACTCCACTTACGCCAGGAGGAAACTAGACCGGCTGCACGAGAGGCACAGCAACAAGACGCAAGCGCTGGCCGCGTTGCGCGCCTCGCTGAAGCCCGAGTCACCAGCCCTGACGATGCTGGCCAACGAAGTGGAGAAGCTGGCCGGAGAGCAGATGCGCCTCGAGGCCCACTTGGCTCGGACCGACACCTGGGCGGAGCATCTGGGCAGCTGGAGGGCCACGGTGCACAGCGCTGAG TTGCTGGACGAGTCCAAGCCCCCGCAGTTCGTGGTGGTGGTGCACATGGCGCAGAGCGAGGCCGAGGAGGAGAAGCCGCAGCACATCTGCTCGGGGTGGGTGCTGCTGAAGACGCTCGCCGAGTTCCAG GAACTGCATCGCAAGCTGAGGCCCATGTGTTCGGAGCTTAAGAACCTCGAGTTGCCTTCGAattcctttaaatttatttttgggaAAAACGACAAAAACTCGCTGGAGAAAGCCAAACttttgatacaaaaatatttagag TTCATCCTGGAAGACGATAGATTGAATCAGTCCGAAGCCGTGTACAGCTTCCTCAACCCGAGCTCTGAGCACCTGAAGCGGGTCGACCTTCCCAAGAAAAACAAGTTCTCCTTCTCGACATTATTCAAAAG CAGCAGCGCCGAGGCGCCCAGTCGCTCCTCCTGCGAGAGGGAAGCGTTCCCGGCGTCGGCCGACGAGGAGGACATCTCCTCGTACTTGGACGGGAACGGGGAGACTTCCCGGCACCAGACGAACGGATCCGCGAGAGGTGAGCGAAGTCTCCATAGATGCTCCTCGCGGCGTTTGATGATCGCTTGTGACCGACTCTCTGCGGACAGCGGGGCCGGGGGGCGAGGAGCGGGACGGCGTGGCCGAGCCCCTGTATGCCCTGCTGAGCGAAGTGTTCGACGCGAGAGGAGTCTTCAAGTGGCTCCGGAAGACCCTCGTCTCCTTCGTGCAGATCACCTACGGGCGGACCATCAACAG GCAAATCAAGGAGACGATCTCGTGGTTGTTTTCGGAGCAAATGCTGCACTACTACATCAGCGCGGCGCTCAAGTCCTGGTGGCCGGGAGGCGAGCTCTCGGAGACCAGCACCAACAGGAATGTCATGGACAAAG AGCACAGCCGCACCGTGGCCCTGCAGCTGCTGAGCGAGAGCGTCGTGAGCGGGCTCTCCTCTCTCGTGGGCGCCCACGCGGCGGCCAGGGGAGCCCATCGCCTCTTCTTGGTGTTGCAGGATGCCACGCACAACAGGCAGCTCTTTTAC GAGCTCTTCGAGCTGGGGCTTCTCGAGGTGTTCCCCGAGCTGAAGCGTTACCACACTACCTCCTCGGTCGAAGCCAAAGCGTTCCGACAATAAACGAAGAACGACAATGA
- the LOC110992886 gene encoding sorting nexin-25 isoform X4, whose amino-acid sequence MSQGRFYVVFLLCILLFWCFPLIWNFTYFILFSTTLIVTIFTFTFFGHISLSSPHQTSLFLFNSLEKKSRVLESALKDEKNAWSFNNKKPHLPIIFGRTVDSQLQQLLDYFLRDFVTQWIKELTHKPEPIIEKFKEHLWGAIQNIYDRLLRIDAEKLLANDMVTKVTQHFERIRISTSCAIELNQPPVFALMPHLMSLDTELHYLRQISEMLIIYLMPRCYSLTPGSHLLREVLACKILQPAIDIVTDPDYINQKIIQYLEAQKEVDAMHVRTHEYAKTFEDYIRLINSCNNVDTLKRLRYDIVTQIMQATTLQNIKRAKGVDIEVIEKSGNLNNVSRQQVADARKLKRYIDQLCIAKADCEAALRRHGWDGALPVLESDVNTMPLHKIMESVAGRRYLSMFLETLCSQGLVGFWSAVEELRHSHRQNWHQLGAEIFYTYIRSPTAEIKVDKETRKRMESFLLGDTGPEVFYEVQDSVVDTIQDKYYHSFLLSDHYSALLAELATEEDKDSGAVATGAEERDGGEGLSPGAAGTEGGAGAHLAEHSTYARRKLDRLHERHSNKTQALAALRASLKPESPALTMLANEVEKLAGEQMRLEAHLARTDTWAEHLGSWRATVHSAELLDESKPPQFVVVVHMAQSEAEEEKPQHICSGWVLLKTLAEFQELHRKLRPMCSELKNLELPSNSFKFIFGKNDKNSLEKAKLLIQKYLEFILEDDRLNQSEAVYSFLNPSSEHLKRVDLPKKNKFSFSTLFKSSSAEAPSRSSCEREAFPASADEEDISSYLDGNGETSRHQTNGSARAGPGGEERDGVAEPLYALLSEVFDARGVFKWLRKTLVSFVQITYGRTINRQIKETISWLFSEQMLHYYISAALKSWWPGGELSETSTNRNVMDKEHSRTVALQLLSESVVSGLSSLVGAHAAARGAHRLFLVLQDATHNRQLFYELFELGLLEVFPELKRYHTTSSVEAKAFRQ is encoded by the exons ATGTCTCAGGGAAGATTTTATGTTGTGTTTCTCTTATGCATCTTACTGTTTTGGTGCTTTCCTTTAATATGgaatttcacatattttattttatttagtaccaCACTTATTGTGACTATTTTTACGTTTACTTTTTTTGGACATATTTCACTGTCGTCACCTCACCAAACAtcgctatttttatttaatagtttagaaaaaaaatctcgtGTATTAGAAAGTGCATTAAAA gaTGAAAAAAATGCTTGgagttttaacaataaaaagccACATTTACCAATTATATTTGGACGTACAGTGGATAGTCAGCTGCAACAGTTACTTGACTATTTTTTAAGAGATTTTGTTACTCAATGGATAAAGGAGCTGACTCATAAGCCGGAACCAATAATTGAAAAGTTTAAGGAGCATCTTTGGGGtgctattcaaaatatatatgacaGATTGTTAAGAATAGATGCTGAGAAATTGTTAGCCAATGACATGGTCACAAAAGTAACACAACACTTTGAGAGAATAAGGATTTCTACAAGTTGTGC aataGAACTTAATCAACCTCCAGTGTTTGCTTTAATGCCACATTTGATGTCTTTGGATACAGAATTACACTATTTACGACAGATCAGTGAAATgttgattatatatttgatgCCACGCTGTTACTCTTTGACACCAGGTTCACATCTACTCCGAGAAGTACTGGCTTGTAAAA ttCTGCAACCAGCTATCGACATTGTCACTGACCCAGATTATATAAACCAAAAGATAATACAATATCTGGAGGCTCAAAAAGAAGTGGATGCAATGCATGTGAGGACCCACGAATATGCTAAGACATTTGAGGATTATATTCGCCTAATAAATAGCTGTAATAATGTAGACACACTCAAGCGCTTAcg ATATGACATAGTGACTCAAATTATGCAAGCGACCACATTGCAAAATATCAAGCGGGCAAAAGGCGTAGATATCGAGGTGATCGAGAAGAGTGGCAACTTGAACAATGTCAGTCGACAGCAAGTGGCAGATGCAAGGAAGCTAAAGAGATACATAGATCAGTTATGTATCGCAAAGGCCGACTGCGAAGCCGCTCTGAGAAGGCACGGGTGGGATGGAGCCTTGCCTGTACTCGAGTCTGACGTCAAC ACAATGCCGTTGCATAAGATCATGGAGAGCGTCGCCGGAAGAAGGTATCTGTCGATGTTCTTAGAGACTCTGTGTTCCCAAGGTCTGGTGGGCTTTTGGTCTGCCGTCGAAGAGCTGCGGCACAGCCACAGGCAGAACTGGCACCAGCTGGGCGCCGAGATCTTCTACACCTACATCAGGTCGCCCACGGCCGAGATCAAAGTCGATAAG GAGACCAGAAAGAGGATGGAATCCTTCCTCCTCGGGGACACGGGACCGGAAGTGTTCTACGAGGTGCAGGACTCGGTGGTGGACACGATTCAAGACAAGTACTACCACTCGTTCCTGCTCAGCGACCACTATAGCGCTCTCCTCGCCGAGCTGGCCACGGAGGAGGACAAGG ACTCGGGCGCGGTGGCCACCGGAGCCGAAGAGCGCGACGGAGGCGAAGGGCTCTCGCCGGGGGCCGCAGGGACAGAGGGAGGCGCGGGGGCCCATCTCGCGGAGCACTCCACTTACGCCAGGAGGAAACTAGACCGGCTGCACGAGAGGCACAGCAACAAGACGCAAGCGCTGGCCGCGTTGCGCGCCTCGCTGAAGCCCGAGTCACCAGCCCTGACGATGCTGGCCAACGAAGTGGAGAAGCTGGCCGGAGAGCAGATGCGCCTCGAGGCCCACTTGGCTCGGACCGACACCTGGGCGGAGCATCTGGGCAGCTGGAGGGCCACGGTGCACAGCGCTGAG TTGCTGGACGAGTCCAAGCCCCCGCAGTTCGTGGTGGTGGTGCACATGGCGCAGAGCGAGGCCGAGGAGGAGAAGCCGCAGCACATCTGCTCGGGGTGGGTGCTGCTGAAGACGCTCGCCGAGTTCCAG GAACTGCATCGCAAGCTGAGGCCCATGTGTTCGGAGCTTAAGAACCTCGAGTTGCCTTCGAattcctttaaatttatttttgggaAAAACGACAAAAACTCGCTGGAGAAAGCCAAACttttgatacaaaaatatttagag TTCATCCTGGAAGACGATAGATTGAATCAGTCCGAAGCCGTGTACAGCTTCCTCAACCCGAGCTCTGAGCACCTGAAGCGGGTCGACCTTCCCAAGAAAAACAAGTTCTCCTTCTCGACATTATTCAAAAG CAGCAGCGCCGAGGCGCCCAGTCGCTCCTCCTGCGAGAGGGAAGCGTTCCCGGCGTCGGCCGACGAGGAGGACATCTCCTCGTACTTGGACGGGAACGGGGAGACTTCCCGGCACCAGACGAACGGATCCGCGAGAG CGGGGCCGGGGGGCGAGGAGCGGGACGGCGTGGCCGAGCCCCTGTATGCCCTGCTGAGCGAAGTGTTCGACGCGAGAGGAGTCTTCAAGTGGCTCCGGAAGACCCTCGTCTCCTTCGTGCAGATCACCTACGGGCGGACCATCAACAG GCAAATCAAGGAGACGATCTCGTGGTTGTTTTCGGAGCAAATGCTGCACTACTACATCAGCGCGGCGCTCAAGTCCTGGTGGCCGGGAGGCGAGCTCTCGGAGACCAGCACCAACAGGAATGTCATGGACAAAG AGCACAGCCGCACCGTGGCCCTGCAGCTGCTGAGCGAGAGCGTCGTGAGCGGGCTCTCCTCTCTCGTGGGCGCCCACGCGGCGGCCAGGGGAGCCCATCGCCTCTTCTTGGTGTTGCAGGATGCCACGCACAACAGGCAGCTCTTTTAC GAGCTCTTCGAGCTGGGGCTTCTCGAGGTGTTCCCCGAGCTGAAGCGTTACCACACTACCTCCTCGGTCGAAGCCAAAGCGTTCCGACAATAA